One Pseudomonadota bacterium genomic window, GGGTTTTCTGCCTGTTTATCTTTCATGGCCTGTATTTTGATTAGGATAAAAAGGGGACTGTTGCGGGTTTGAAGAAATATCAAAAGATACTCTCAAAGATTCTGCTTATAATTGCAATTTATAGTTTTATTTTACCATCAACTGCTTTCGCGCAGCATACTATAAAAATCGGAGGTACCGGCTGTGCTCTTGGAGCAATAAAAATAATATCCAAAGATTTTGAGAAAGCATATCCTGATATAAAAGTTATCGTATTGCCGAGTATAGGAAGCGATGGAGCCATAAGAGCCATATCAAACGGTGCAATAGACATCGGGCTTTGTGGCAGGCCCTTAAAAGAAAATGAAACAAAACTTGGTTTAAAGGTTATTGAATATGCAAAAACACCCTTTATTTTTGTTGCAAATAAAGATGTAAATATATCGGATACTGATACCAGCGATATTATAAAAATATACAAAGGTGAAAAACAAAAATGGTTTGATGGAAGACGTATCCGCCTTATACTTCGCCCAAACGAAGAGGCCGACACGCTTATTTTACGCAAAATATCTTCCGAAGTAAATAATGCCGTTGATATTTCTAAATCCCGCTTAGGAATGCAGGTAGCTCTTACCGATCAGGAAAACGCTGATAAAATCGAAAGTATTCCAGGAGCATTCGGAACGTTTACTTTAACACAGTTTATAGCCGAAAAACGTTCGGGCATCAAAATTCTCTCCTTTAATGGTGTAACGCCTAATACTGAAAATCTCACAAATGGGTCCTATAATTTATCAAAACAGTTTTTGATTGTAATAAATAAAGACAGCTCTGCTTTAGTACATAAATTTATAAATTTTATAAAAACACAGCAAGGCAAGGATATACTGGAAAATACGGGAAATTTGGTTATTCTAAAATAAAACAAAGAGGTGGTATATGCTACCCGAAAAGAATGTAACCTTAGTTATTACCTGTTTGTCAGTAATTGTTACTTCATTACTTGTAATTATATTTCCCCTTGGATATTTTTATATTTCTTATCTTGATATGTCATCTGCTCTTAAAATCGATGCAGAACTTAATGCAAACATAGCCCAAAAAATAATAAATGCAAATCCGGAATACTGGCAATTTGAAAAAGCCAGATTGTATGAATGCCTGTCTATACGTCCAAAAAATGGAATTCAGGAAATACGAAAAATAACAAATAATCAAAATGAGATTGTTGCACAGAGTGCTGGTGATTTGGTTTCTCCTGTTATGATGAGATCTTATGATATCATGGACTCAGGTCTTGTTGCGGGCAAAATAAAGGTTTATCGATCTTTGCGACCTGTTATAAACAATGCCGGTTTAATAGCTTTGTTGATATTACCCTTTGGCCTTGGGGCATTTATAGCATTGCGAATTATGCCGATACGGGCAATATCCCGCATAGAAAAGGCGCTTAAGCAATCCTATAGTAAAATGGAAAAAACAGTAGAAGAACGTACTGCTGAATTAAGAAAGACTAATAAAACTTTGCTGGCGGAAGTTAACAAGCATAAATTGACGCATGAAGCGTTGCGAAGAAGCGAAGAACAATATCGTGCGCTGGTTGAGACATCTACGGATGCTATAATAACAACAAATGGTAAAATGGAAATAATTCAATGGAACAGTGCCGCTTCAAGAATATTTGGTTATAACAAAGAAGAAATTATAGGCAAGCCTTCTGATATTATTGTTCCTGAGAAATATTTTGATGAACATATAAGTACTTTTAACCAGGATATAGAATCTGTTTTATCTGATTTATCAAAATATGCCGGAAAGACTGTTTCCCTTGAAGGTCGGACCAAAGAAGGTATATTTGTGCCTCTTGAACTTACAGTATCTGCATATAAAAGAGAAGGCTCCTTGATAGTAACATATATAGTGAGGGATATGACAGTACGCAGGCGGTTAGAAGAAAAGCGCCGGGAATTGGAAACAAAGCTACAGCGTGCGGAAAAAATGGAAGCTATAGGCATATTGGCAGGCGGGGTTGCTCATGATCTTAATAATGTTATCGGAGTTGTGATAGGATATTCGGAATTGCTTCTTACATATAAAGAAATAGATGAATCAGGCGAAATAAAATCCCGGCTTATGACTATTATTAAAAGCGGTGAAAGAGCTGCTGCTATTGTTCATGATATGCTAACTTTGGCAAGAAGGGGAGTTCATACCGAAAAAGTAATAAATCTCAATACTGCAATTATGGAATATCAGAACACACCTGAATACCAGAAATTGTTGTCCTTTAACCCCAACATCCTGGTAAATACTCAACTCAAACCGGATTTGCCAAATGTTTTAGGGTCTCCCGTTCATTTTGGTAAGACGATTATGAATCTTGTTTCCAATGCCGTCGAAGCCATGCCGAAGGGTGGAACTTTGACTATCAAAACGGACTATGAATATGTGGAAAGCTCGATACAGGGATATGAGGAAATTAGTGTGGGAGATTATGTGATTGTATCTATTTCAGATACTGGTGAAGGTATATCGAATGGGGATTTAAAACATATTTTCGAACCGTTTTATACAAAAAAAATTATGGGGAAAAGCGGAACTGGGTTAGGGCTTTCCGTTGTCTGGGGAACTATAAAGGATTACGACGGGTATATTGATATTAAAAGCGATATAAATAAAGGTACAATTTTTAACCTTTATTTTCCAACAACACAAAAGGAGATAAGCAGCGAGACTACATCCATAGCTGTATCCGAATATATGGGTCATGGGGAGTCAATAATAGTAGTTGATGACATTAAGGAACAGCGTGAGATGGCCGCCAGCATGCTTGCCAGCCTTAATTATAATGTGATGACTTTTCCAAGCGGCGAAGAAGCGGTAGGATATCTGAAAAGAGGAGAAAAAGCAGATCTGATATTACTTGATATGATCATGAATCAAGGCATGGACGGACTGGATACATATAAGAATATTCTTACCATCCGTACAAAACAAAAAGCTATCATAGTCAGTGGTTTATCAGAGACTGATCGAGTCAGCAAGGCTAAAAAGCTGGGCGTAAGCGCTTATATCCAGAAGCCCTATATGCTTGAAAAGCTAGGATCTACAATTAAGGAAAGCTTATTAAATTAATTTCTACCTCAAAGGCTTTCGGCTTATTTCGCCTAAGTCAGAAGCCTGTTATGTTACTACAGATGTCAGTGAATTTTCTCTCGGCATTAAACAGTATATATTATTTTGTATCTTCAAATAACTTCATATATTCGCAGTAACCTTCCTTTTCAAGATTTTCTTTAGGAATAAATC contains:
- a CDS encoding substrate-binding domain-containing protein — protein: MKKYQKILSKILLIIAIYSFILPSTAFAQHTIKIGGTGCALGAIKIISKDFEKAYPDIKVIVLPSIGSDGAIRAISNGAIDIGLCGRPLKENETKLGLKVIEYAKTPFIFVANKDVNISDTDTSDIIKIYKGEKQKWFDGRRIRLILRPNEEADTLILRKISSEVNNAVDISKSRLGMQVALTDQENADKIESIPGAFGTFTLTQFIAEKRSGIKILSFNGVTPNTENLTNGSYNLSKQFLIVINKDSSALVHKFINFIKTQQGKDILENTGNLVILK
- a CDS encoding PAS domain S-box protein, which gives rise to MLPEKNVTLVITCLSVIVTSLLVIIFPLGYFYISYLDMSSALKIDAELNANIAQKIINANPEYWQFEKARLYECLSIRPKNGIQEIRKITNNQNEIVAQSAGDLVSPVMMRSYDIMDSGLVAGKIKVYRSLRPVINNAGLIALLILPFGLGAFIALRIMPIRAISRIEKALKQSYSKMEKTVEERTAELRKTNKTLLAEVNKHKLTHEALRRSEEQYRALVETSTDAIITTNGKMEIIQWNSAASRIFGYNKEEIIGKPSDIIVPEKYFDEHISTFNQDIESVLSDLSKYAGKTVSLEGRTKEGIFVPLELTVSAYKREGSLIVTYIVRDMTVRRRLEEKRRELETKLQRAEKMEAIGILAGGVAHDLNNVIGVVIGYSELLLTYKEIDESGEIKSRLMTIIKSGERAAAIVHDMLTLARRGVHTEKVINLNTAIMEYQNTPEYQKLLSFNPNILVNTQLKPDLPNVLGSPVHFGKTIMNLVSNAVEAMPKGGTLTIKTDYEYVESSIQGYEEISVGDYVIVSISDTGEGISNGDLKHIFEPFYTKKIMGKSGTGLGLSVVWGTIKDYDGYIDIKSDINKGTIFNLYFPTTQKEISSETTSIAVSEYMGHGESIIVVDDIKEQREMAASMLASLNYNVMTFPSGEEAVGYLKRGEKADLILLDMIMNQGMDGLDTYKNILTIRTKQKAIIVSGLSETDRVSKAKKLGVSAYIQKPYMLEKLGSTIKESLLN